Proteins from one Triticum aestivum cultivar Chinese Spring chromosome 7A, IWGSC CS RefSeq v2.1, whole genome shotgun sequence genomic window:
- the LOC123154329 gene encoding uncharacterized protein, with the protein MEAQPREIGAHPSSSAPAAAESSSSLLTESSAMRIRAKRTCHAPASSVLATSGPRGWAELQEDLLQCVVALLGSSRDLLAFGATCRPWRDLFSAHTSSLQPLLLYPSTDRQQSLCTWKLADPAATPSYPSLLSLSDLRGMLFLCCSYGHLIFCDRDRFCIVNAFSGAKVVPPCLKSDHFTRISFATLTAPVASTDSHLLVGSGAYLFQWRIGGDSWLEHYSKVLFLKSEQIVARKGKTYALGSFGSFCIIQLSPRLLIQKFEVVLEKDRTEDHYWTNQKTWLVVCGVALLLIKLEAGGKISSDAIQFMAFKLESLDAMTKKATWVKVYRLDHWAIFVSPDMRCEALPCMNPERWGGRSNHIYFPSYQSEKPWAAVQLWQQCNDYWTRLQLRNTGSWDRRLESTWVVPSTFPRSGQR; encoded by the exons ATGGAGGCGCAGCCGCGGGAGATCGGCGCGCATCCTTCTTCCTCGGCGCCGGCGGCCGCTGAGTCCTCGTCCTCGTTACTGAC GGAGAGCTCTGCCATGCGAATCAGGGCTAAGAGAACCTGCCATGCCCCTGCCTCCTCCGTCTTGGCCACATCCGGGCCACGAGGATGGGCAGAGCTCCAGGAAGATCTGCTTCAATGTGTAGTCGCTCTCCTCGGCTCCTCCCGCGACCTCCTCGCCTTCGGTGCCACCTGTCGTCCTTGGCGTGATCTGTTCTCAGCGCACACGTCCTCTTTGCAGCCTCTCCTCCTCTACCCAAGTACCGACAGGCAACAATCTCTGTGTACTTGGAAATTGGCTGATCCTGCTGCCACCCCATCCTATCCCAGTTTGCTTTCCTTGAGTGACCTCAGAGGCATGCTCTTTCTTTGCTGCTCCTACGGTCACCTCATCTTCTGCGACCGCGACCGGTTCTGCATTGTTAATGCGTTCAGTGGCGCTAAGGTTGTGCCTCCTTGCCTCAAGTCAGATCACTTCACTCGCATTAGCTTTGCCACCTTGACTGCCCCGGTTGCATCTACTGACTCACATCTCCTTGTCGGCAGTGGAGCCTATCTGTTCCAGTGGCGCATCGGGGGCGACTCTTGGTTGGAACACTATTCTAAAGTTCTTTTTCTTAAGAGTGAACAAATTGTGGCACGGAAGGGGAAAACATACGCCCTAGGGTCTTTCGGGTCCTTCTGCATCATACAATTATCACCCAGGCtcttaattcagaaatttgaagtTGTACTTGAGAAAGATAGAACCGAAGATCACTATTGGACAAATCAAAAAACATGGCTTGTGGTGTGTGGTGTTGCGCTTCTCTTGATCAAACTTGAGGCAGGAGGAAAGATATCCTCGGACGCCATCCAGTTCATGGCCTTCAAGCTAGAGTCATTGGACGCCATGACCAAGAAGGCAACATGGGTGAAGGTGTACAGGCTGGATCACTGGGCCATCTTTGTTAGCCCTGACATGCGATGTGAGGCATTGCCATGCATGAACCCGGAGAGATGGGGAGGGAGGAGTAACCACATATACTTCCCAAGTTATCAGTCTGAAAAACCTTGGGCTGCAGTCCAACTATGGCAACAATGTAACGACTATTGGACACGTTTGCAGCTCAGGAACACCGGAAGCTGGGACCGCAGATTGGAGTCAACCTGGGTCGTTCCCAGCACGTTTCCTCGCTCTGGTCAGCGATGA